The proteins below come from a single uncultured Dethiosulfovibrio sp. genomic window:
- a CDS encoding [Fe-Fe] hydrogenase large subunit C-terminal domain-containing protein, translated as MSAQLRSPSEQSAVIGIDIDRCNNCHACIAACPVKFCNDGSHDHVSINHQACIGCGKCIEACPQGARYGIDDFQPFMDSLKKGEKVLAIVAPAVFATFGEDALRLNGWLKSIGVDGIFDVSFGAELTVKSYVDHVRRDRPRTVITQPCPAIVSFVEIYHPELISNLAPVDSPMAHTVKMIQRFFPQYRGHKVAAISPCLAKKHEFDSIGLVNYNVTFNSITSFLQKAGISLRSFKETAYDGPSAERAVLFPAPGGLVQTMEREIPGIGDNARKIEGPEVVYDYFSSLRSSIDSGDSPLVIDCLSCTMGCNGGPGTPKLDLPIDTLEARVHRRAEAAKKRHGGSWRLGLKRWRFKRQIDRHWERDLYRRAYSDRSQASKISIPDEKQLKQVYISMGKSSEKDIYDCGACGYGSCEKMAVAIFNGLNKPENCLHYVVHSLNETKTLVEQERAGADARAEEKSKEATEARVRIERDMERNRLLAGEVAEHILTLERGIDQVSEMMGALSELLAKNQESSSELTIKATEAERLLDTFPPIIGSINATSVRTNLLALNANIEAAHAGEAGKGFSVVAVEVGKLAEKVHEEAEKITPATQNVHRIFEVVKEQVNAVTDGIYRSNELTQKTEESVQTMRESARRITSEISHLYSDS; from the coding sequence TTGTCGGCACAGTTAAGAAGCCCTAGCGAACAATCGGCGGTAATAGGTATAGACATAGACAGGTGCAACAACTGCCACGCCTGCATCGCCGCCTGCCCGGTCAAGTTCTGCAACGATGGAAGCCACGACCACGTATCCATAAACCATCAGGCCTGTATAGGCTGTGGAAAGTGTATAGAGGCCTGTCCCCAGGGGGCCAGATACGGCATAGACGACTTCCAGCCTTTTATGGACTCCCTTAAAAAAGGGGAAAAGGTCCTAGCCATAGTGGCCCCTGCGGTATTCGCCACCTTTGGAGAGGACGCCTTAAGGCTTAACGGCTGGTTGAAGTCCATCGGGGTGGACGGGATCTTCGACGTCAGCTTCGGAGCGGAGCTGACGGTGAAAAGCTACGTAGACCACGTCAGGCGGGACAGGCCCAGAACCGTCATAACCCAGCCCTGTCCCGCCATAGTGTCCTTCGTGGAGATCTATCACCCCGAGTTGATATCGAACCTGGCCCCTGTGGACAGTCCCATGGCCCATACGGTGAAGATGATCCAACGGTTCTTTCCCCAGTACAGAGGCCATAAGGTGGCGGCAATATCGCCCTGTCTGGCAAAAAAGCACGAGTTCGATTCCATAGGGCTGGTAAACTACAACGTCACGTTTAACTCTATAACCTCCTTCTTACAAAAGGCAGGTATATCCCTTCGGTCGTTTAAGGAAACCGCCTACGATGGCCCCTCGGCGGAGAGGGCTGTCCTTTTTCCAGCCCCTGGCGGCTTGGTCCAGACCATGGAACGGGAGATTCCAGGTATAGGCGACAACGCCAGAAAGATAGAGGGGCCCGAGGTGGTCTACGATTACTTCTCCAGCCTCAGAAGTTCCATAGACTCAGGCGATTCCCCTCTGGTGATAGACTGCCTGAGCTGCACCATGGGATGCAACGGAGGGCCTGGAACCCCTAAGCTTGATCTGCCTATAGACACCCTTGAGGCCAGAGTACACCGAAGGGCGGAAGCGGCGAAAAAAAGACACGGAGGCTCTTGGAGACTGGGGCTAAAAAGGTGGCGATTCAAAAGACAGATAGACCGCCACTGGGAAAGAGACCTTTACAGAAGAGCCTATTCCGATCGATCTCAAGCCTCAAAAATATCCATTCCCGATGAAAAACAGCTCAAACAGGTGTATATCTCCATGGGGAAGAGTTCGGAGAAAGACATCTACGACTGCGGGGCCTGCGGCTACGGTTCCTGCGAGAAAATGGCAGTGGCCATCTTCAACGGCCTGAACAAGCCGGAAAACTGCCTCCACTACGTGGTACACAGCCTGAACGAGACAAAAACCTTGGTGGAGCAGGAGAGGGCCGGAGCCGACGCAAGGGCGGAGGAGAAGAGCAAAGAGGCCACGGAGGCAAGAGTCAGGATAGAGAGGGACATGGAGAGAAACAGACTATTAGCGGGAGAGGTGGCGGAACATATTCTTACCCTGGAGAGAGGCATAGACCAGGTCTCTGAGATGATGGGGGCCTTAAGCGAGCTTTTGGCCAAAAATCAGGAGTCGTCGTCGGAACTGACCATAAAGGCCACCGAGGCGGAAAGGCTGCTGGACACCTTCCCACCGATAATCGGCTCTATAAACGCCACATCCGTCAGGACCAACCTCCTGGCCCTGAACGCAAACATAGAGGCAGCCCACGCCGGGGAGGCGGGAAAGGGATTCTCCGTCGTCGCGGTGGAGGTTGGAAAGCTGGCGGAAAAGGTCCACGAGGAGGCGGAGAAGATAACCCCGGCTACCCAGAACGTCCATAGGATATTCGAGGTGGTCAAGGAACAGGTAAACGCCGTCACCGACGGTATATACCGGTCCAACGAGCTGACCCAGAAGACCGAGGAATCGGTCCAGACCATGAGGGAATCGGCCAGACGGATCACCTCGGAGATATCCCACCTTTACAGCGACTCTTAA
- a CDS encoding NADH-dependent [FeFe] hydrogenase, group A6 has product MSKMIDLTIDGRPVSVPEGSTILDAAKKLDINIPTLCHLDLEGTPMVNKAASCRICVVEVEGRRNLAPSCATPATNGMVIKTNTIRVLNARKTVMELLLSDHPKDCLVCAKSGNCELQDLAEKFGLRENRFEHGAQSTYVKDVSPAIERDMNKCIMCRRCETMCNEVQTVGALSGINRGFDAVVSPAFEMPLDESVCTFCGQCVAVCPTGALVERDYTWKVIEALADPDKVVVVQTAPAVRAALGEEFGYEPGTLVTGKMAAALRTLGFDHVFDTDFAADLTIMEEASEFLDRLTRHLEGDTSVRLPILTSCCPAWVKFFEHQYPDLMDVPSTAKSPQQMFGAIAKSFYAEKLGISRDKMVVVSIMPCLAKKYECAREEFSVDGNPDVDLSITTRELAHMIKQANIDFRNLPDEDFDDPMGASTGAAVIFGTTGGVIEAAVRSAAEWATGQELDKVDFEGLRGLEGCREAKIPVGDLVLHIGIAHGLGNARRLLDAVKNNEVEPFHAIEIMACPGGCVGGGGQPYHHGHMEIVAKRAQALYREDEGKPIRKSHENPSIKALYEEYLGKPLGEKAHHLLHTHYFKRHKI; this is encoded by the coding sequence ATGAGCAAGATGATAGACCTGACCATCGACGGCAGGCCTGTATCGGTTCCCGAAGGGAGCACCATACTGGACGCCGCCAAGAAACTGGATATAAATATCCCAACCCTGTGTCACCTCGACCTGGAGGGGACCCCTATGGTCAACAAAGCGGCCTCCTGCCGTATCTGCGTGGTGGAGGTAGAGGGACGACGCAACCTGGCCCCATCCTGTGCTACTCCGGCCACCAACGGCATGGTCATAAAGACCAACACCATCAGGGTCCTGAACGCCAGAAAGACCGTAATGGAGCTTCTGCTCTCGGATCACCCGAAAGACTGCCTGGTATGCGCCAAGAGCGGCAACTGCGAGCTACAGGACCTGGCGGAGAAGTTTGGCCTCAGGGAGAACCGCTTCGAGCACGGGGCCCAGAGCACCTACGTCAAAGACGTCTCCCCGGCGATCGAAAGGGACATGAATAAGTGCATCATGTGCCGCCGCTGCGAAACCATGTGCAACGAGGTCCAGACAGTAGGGGCCTTATCGGGCATAAACAGAGGCTTCGATGCGGTGGTATCGCCGGCCTTCGAGATGCCTCTCGACGAGTCGGTCTGCACCTTCTGCGGCCAGTGTGTGGCTGTGTGCCCCACCGGAGCGTTGGTGGAGAGGGACTACACCTGGAAGGTCATAGAGGCCCTTGCGGACCCCGATAAAGTAGTGGTGGTACAGACCGCTCCCGCCGTCCGTGCGGCATTAGGCGAGGAGTTCGGTTACGAGCCAGGGACCTTGGTCACCGGTAAGATGGCGGCGGCACTGAGGACCTTGGGATTTGACCATGTCTTCGATACCGACTTCGCCGCTGACCTCACCATCATGGAGGAGGCCAGCGAGTTCCTGGACCGTCTCACCAGACACCTGGAGGGAGACACTTCGGTTAGGCTGCCTATTCTGACCTCCTGTTGCCCTGCCTGGGTCAAGTTCTTCGAGCATCAGTATCCCGATCTCATGGACGTGCCTTCCACGGCGAAGTCACCTCAGCAGATGTTCGGTGCGATAGCCAAGAGCTTCTACGCCGAGAAACTGGGAATCTCCAGGGATAAGATGGTCGTCGTATCGATCATGCCCTGCCTGGCCAAAAAATACGAGTGCGCCAGAGAGGAGTTCTCCGTGGACGGCAACCCCGACGTGGACCTGTCCATCACCACCAGAGAGCTGGCCCACATGATAAAGCAGGCCAACATCGACTTCAGAAACCTGCCCGACGAAGACTTCGACGATCCTATGGGAGCTTCAACAGGAGCGGCGGTCATTTTCGGCACCACCGGAGGAGTCATAGAAGCGGCGGTCCGCTCGGCGGCTGAATGGGCAACCGGTCAGGAGCTGGATAAGGTGGACTTCGAGGGCTTAAGAGGACTTGAGGGATGCCGTGAGGCCAAGATCCCCGTAGGAGACCTGGTACTTCACATAGGCATAGCCCATGGTCTGGGCAACGCCAGGAGACTTCTGGACGCGGTAAAAAACAACGAGGTCGAGCCCTTCCACGCCATAGAGATCATGGCCTGTCCCGGCGGTTGCGTCGGCGGAGGGGGCCAGCCCTATCACCATGGACACATGGAGATAGTCGCCAAGAGAGCCCAGGCTCTCTATCGAGAGGACGAGGGCAAGCCCATCCGCAAGTCCCACGAAAACCCCTCGATCAAGGCCCTTTACGAGGAGTATCTGGGCAAGCCTCTAGGCGAGAAGGCACACCACCTTCTTCACACCCACTACTTCAAGCGGCATAAGATCTGA
- a CDS encoding NADH-quinone oxidoreductase subunit NuoF has translation MSNVKMHVLVCGGTGCISSRSQEIIDNFKKCLAERRLDQEVKVITSGCFGFCEKGPIVKIAPDNTFYVSVTPEDVEEIVEEHIVKGRKVYRLLFTDPNTDEHISDSKHMDFYKKQMRIALRNCGFIDPESIDEYIAQDGYLALGNILESMTPAEVIDIMKKSGLRGRGGGGFPTGLKWEFASKFHSDDGKYVICNADEGDPGAFMDRSILEGDPHSIVEAMAICGYAIGANNGLVYIRAEYPLAVKRLRRAIEDARETGLLGDNILGSDFSFDIDIRYGAGAFVCGEETALIHSMEGERGEPTSKPPFPAEKGFWGKPSNVNNVETFANVPAIFLKGADWFSSIGSEKSKGTKVFALAGKVNNVGLVEVPMGTTLREVIFEIGGGIRDGKKFKAVQTGGPSGGCLTEKDLDTPIDFDNLLAAGSMMGSGGMIVVDETDCMPAVAKFYLEFTVEESCGKCTPCRVGNKRLHEILEKITEGKGTMEDLKTLKDLSNVIKDTSLCGLGQTAPNPVLSTLNSFWDEYVAHVKDHKCPAGRCKKLLSFTIDPSKCIGCTMCAKICPAGAISGSVKKPHVIDQEKCVKCGACVDTCKFGAILKG, from the coding sequence ATGAGCAACGTAAAAATGCACGTACTGGTCTGTGGTGGAACGGGCTGTATTTCCTCCAGAAGCCAGGAGATCATAGATAACTTCAAAAAATGTCTCGCCGAGCGCAGATTAGACCAGGAGGTAAAGGTCATCACCTCAGGATGCTTCGGCTTCTGCGAGAAAGGGCCTATCGTCAAGATAGCCCCAGACAACACTTTCTACGTCAGCGTCACCCCGGAAGACGTAGAGGAGATCGTCGAGGAGCATATAGTGAAGGGACGTAAGGTCTACAGGCTTCTCTTCACCGACCCCAACACCGACGAGCACATCTCCGACTCAAAGCACATGGACTTCTACAAAAAACAGATGAGGATAGCCCTCAGAAACTGTGGCTTTATAGATCCAGAGAGCATCGACGAATACATAGCCCAGGACGGATACCTGGCTCTAGGAAATATCCTTGAGTCCATGACCCCTGCTGAGGTCATCGATATCATGAAAAAGTCGGGGCTCAGAGGCCGTGGGGGCGGCGGTTTCCCCACAGGGCTCAAGTGGGAGTTCGCCTCGAAGTTCCACTCCGACGACGGCAAATACGTCATATGCAACGCCGACGAGGGCGACCCAGGAGCGTTCATGGATCGCTCCATCCTCGAGGGCGACCCCCACTCCATAGTGGAGGCCATGGCTATCTGCGGCTACGCCATAGGGGCCAATAACGGCCTTGTGTACATCCGCGCCGAGTATCCCCTTGCGGTCAAAAGGCTCCGCAGGGCCATTGAGGACGCCAGGGAGACCGGCCTTCTGGGAGATAATATCCTGGGAAGCGACTTTTCCTTCGACATAGACATCCGCTACGGAGCGGGAGCCTTCGTCTGCGGCGAGGAAACAGCACTGATCCACTCTATGGAGGGAGAGAGAGGGGAGCCCACCAGCAAACCGCCCTTCCCGGCGGAGAAAGGTTTCTGGGGCAAGCCCTCCAACGTCAACAACGTCGAGACCTTCGCCAACGTTCCAGCCATATTCCTTAAGGGAGCGGACTGGTTCTCCTCCATAGGCAGCGAGAAGAGCAAAGGGACCAAGGTCTTCGCCCTGGCGGGCAAGGTCAACAACGTCGGCCTGGTGGAGGTTCCCATGGGGACTACCCTCCGGGAGGTCATCTTCGAGATAGGCGGAGGCATCAGAGACGGCAAGAAGTTCAAGGCCGTCCAGACCGGAGGCCCCTCCGGCGGCTGTCTCACCGAGAAGGACCTGGACACCCCCATAGACTTCGATAACCTCTTGGCCGCTGGGTCGATGATGGGATCAGGCGGAATGATCGTCGTCGACGAGACCGACTGTATGCCCGCTGTGGCCAAGTTCTACCTGGAGTTCACCGTCGAGGAGTCATGCGGCAAGTGTACCCCCTGCCGGGTGGGCAACAAGAGGCTCCATGAGATACTGGAGAAGATCACCGAGGGCAAGGGGACCATGGAGGACCTCAAGACCTTGAAGGACCTGTCCAACGTAATAAAGGACACCTCCCTCTGCGGACTGGGTCAGACCGCTCCTAACCCTGTCCTGTCCACCCTTAACAGCTTCTGGGACGAGTACGTGGCCCACGTCAAGGACCACAAGTGCCCTGCGGGAAGGTGCAAAAAGCTGCTCTCCTTCACCATAGATCCCAGCAAGTGCATAGGTTGCACCATGTGCGCCAAGATATGTCCCGCCGGAGCCATCTCGGGATCGGTGAAGAAGCCTCACGTCATCGATCAGGAAAAGTGCGTCAAGTGCGGTGCCTGTGTGGACACCTGCAAGTTCGGCGCAATTTTAAAGGGATAA
- a CDS encoding (2Fe-2S) ferredoxin domain-containing protein — translation MTTIKSLDELKKLRDQKRAATDLREKGRDIENLVEVKVSMGTCGIVAGARETLSSMMEMARDKGLENVVFTQTGCMGYCHSEPTVEITRPGQDPVVFGNVAGERVAEIVEKYILNGELVDGVIPTAYKTIHE, via the coding sequence ATGACAACTATCAAATCTCTGGACGAGCTTAAGAAGTTAAGGGATCAGAAAAGGGCTGCCACCGATCTTAGGGAAAAGGGACGGGACATCGAAAACCTCGTAGAGGTCAAGGTGAGCATGGGAACCTGCGGCATAGTTGCAGGAGCCAGGGAGACCCTTTCCTCCATGATGGAGATGGCCAGGGACAAGGGCCTTGAGAACGTGGTGTTCACACAGACGGGATGTATGGGCTACTGTCATAGCGAGCCTACGGTGGAGATAACCCGTCCCGGTCAGGATCCGGTGGTCTTCGGCAACGTCGCTGGGGAGCGAGTCGCCGAGATCGTCGAGAAATATATCCTCAACGGTGAGCTTGTGGACGGGGTAATTCCTACCGCCTACAAGACCATCCACGAGTAA
- a CDS encoding NAD(P)H-dependent oxidoreductase subunit E, with amino-acid sequence MDSCTCCTNKGYDDLGAFIDALPSKKGELITVLHQAQSIFGYLPREVQEFIAEKLDLPLAKVYGVVKFYSFFTMTPKGKHPISVCMGTACYVRGAEDVVHEISRQLGIPVGGVTEDGKFSLDTLRCVGACGLAPVVIIGEKVYGRVDAKKVAGILAEYAE; translated from the coding sequence ATGGACAGTTGCACGTGTTGCACCAATAAGGGGTACGATGATCTCGGGGCGTTCATCGATGCCCTGCCGAGCAAGAAGGGGGAGCTTATAACCGTTCTCCACCAGGCTCAGTCGATCTTCGGCTACCTGCCGAGAGAGGTCCAGGAATTCATCGCAGAGAAGCTGGACCTGCCTCTGGCCAAGGTATACGGCGTAGTCAAGTTTTACTCGTTTTTCACCATGACACCTAAGGGCAAACACCCTATCTCGGTGTGCATGGGAACCGCCTGCTACGTAAGAGGGGCGGAGGATGTGGTCCACGAGATATCCCGTCAGCTTGGCATTCCGGTCGGAGGGGTCACCGAGGACGGAAAGTTCTCCTTGGACACCCTGCGGTGCGTGGGAGCCTGCGGCCTCGCTCCGGTGGTAATCATCGGGGAGAAGGTCTACGGACGGGTCGACGCCAAGAAAGTGGCTGGAATACTGGCGGAGTACGCCGAGTAG
- a CDS encoding nitrogenase iron protein NifH codes for MRKIAVYGKGGIGKSTTTTNLSSALARKGYRVMQIGCDPKSDSTSGLNGGREIPTVLDAIREKPDRIALEDIVFEGSGGVLCVEAGGPTPGIGCAGRGIITAFDKLEELNAYEVYRPDIVLYDVLGDVVCGGFAMPIRGGYAKDVFIVTSGEKMALFAAKNIAKALSNFKNRGYAKLAGIILNSRNVKDEGALVQAVADDIGTSITQILSRSDTVQMAEEANGTVVDLFPDSAMAQEYLALAEKVLEGSSDED; via the coding sequence ATGAGAAAAATTGCTGTTTACGGCAAGGGGGGGATAGGTAAGTCCACCACGACTACCAATCTATCCTCCGCCCTTGCGAGAAAAGGGTACAGAGTGATGCAGATAGGGTGCGATCCTAAGTCGGACTCCACCAGCGGCCTTAACGGTGGGAGGGAGATTCCCACCGTGCTGGACGCCATAAGGGAGAAGCCCGACAGGATAGCCCTAGAGGACATAGTGTTCGAGGGCTCAGGTGGAGTCCTGTGTGTGGAGGCCGGAGGTCCGACCCCCGGCATAGGCTGCGCTGGCAGGGGGATAATAACAGCCTTCGACAAGCTGGAGGAGCTGAACGCCTACGAGGTCTACCGTCCCGATATAGTCCTCTACGATGTGTTGGGGGACGTGGTTTGCGGTGGCTTCGCCATGCCCATAAGGGGAGGCTACGCAAAGGACGTTTTCATCGTCACGTCGGGGGAGAAGATGGCTCTTTTCGCGGCGAAGAACATAGCCAAGGCCCTGTCCAACTTCAAAAACAGGGGCTACGCTAAGCTGGCTGGGATAATCCTCAACTCCCGAAACGTCAAGGACGAGGGGGCACTGGTCCAGGCCGTCGCAGACGATATAGGTACGTCCATAACCCAGATTCTAAGCAGGAGTGACACGGTACAGATGGCCGAGGAGGCCAACGGGACGGTGGTAGACCTGTTTCCCGATAGCGCCATGGCACAGGAGTACCTGGCCCTGGCGGAAAAGGTGCTGGAGGGAAGCTCCGATGAGGACTAG
- a CDS encoding nitrogenase component 1, whose amino-acid sequence MRTSSVCGSSCGVFSDTVRYCSPSHGGWGIVRTAMLVPESYQLFVCPFACGRHGAIGAMVQGFKDRLSYLYIDEGDIVSGGYEELIPEAVDELLSRVKKRPKALFVVVSCLDDLLCTDHEAFLAVMRERHPDIHFAVGHMNPISLDGNIPPAANIQRSMYSLLDRASEPLIPDSMTFYGNNLSLDTEGEVYQVLRAAGFNRFGHISTCSDFRQFQDLARASLNLVIAPVGKAAAGDVGQRLGIDSLFMPISYDLDEIERDYVTLLSRYGATLDLAPFRAEAEEEVRRVRDLAGDLPMVVDASATIRPFCLAKLLHEAGFNLDTVYAQKCIPLDRPYMDWLLENAPEVEIVQPEHFRGVVHRGKDAPCLAVGFEGAYLSGASYVVNLMSDETLYGYHGVVKLMSMIAQALSAPADLKALLDDYGIVV is encoded by the coding sequence ATGAGGACTAGCTCCGTCTGCGGTAGCTCCTGCGGGGTATTCTCCGACACGGTTAGGTACTGCTCCCCCTCCCACGGTGGATGGGGGATAGTCCGTACCGCCATGCTGGTCCCGGAGAGCTATCAGCTATTCGTGTGCCCCTTCGCCTGCGGGCGACACGGGGCGATAGGGGCCATGGTCCAGGGGTTCAAGGACCGACTCTCCTATCTCTACATAGACGAGGGCGATATAGTCTCCGGCGGATACGAGGAACTGATACCGGAGGCTGTGGACGAGCTTCTCTCTAGGGTCAAGAAACGGCCAAAGGCCCTGTTCGTGGTGGTCAGCTGTCTGGACGACCTGCTCTGTACCGACCACGAGGCGTTTCTCGCTGTGATGAGGGAGAGGCATCCTGACATTCATTTCGCCGTGGGGCACATGAACCCCATCTCCTTGGACGGCAACATCCCTCCTGCGGCGAACATCCAGAGGTCTATGTACAGCCTGCTCGATCGGGCAAGCGAGCCACTTATCCCCGACTCCATGACCTTTTACGGCAACAACCTCTCTCTTGATACAGAGGGAGAGGTGTATCAGGTGCTCCGTGCCGCTGGCTTCAACCGGTTCGGGCACATTTCGACCTGTTCCGACTTCCGTCAGTTTCAGGACCTTGCCAGGGCCTCCCTCAATCTGGTAATCGCTCCGGTAGGAAAGGCAGCAGCGGGGGACGTGGGGCAGAGGCTCGGCATAGACTCCCTGTTCATGCCGATCAGCTACGACCTGGACGAGATAGAGAGGGACTACGTAACCCTTCTATCCAGATATGGAGCGACGTTGGACCTGGCCCCCTTCAGGGCAGAGGCTGAGGAGGAGGTCCGCCGTGTCAGGGATCTGGCAGGGGATCTGCCGATGGTGGTGGACGCCTCCGCCACTATTCGGCCCTTCTGTCTGGCCAAGCTGCTACACGAGGCGGGCTTCAACTTGGACACGGTCTACGCTCAGAAGTGTATCCCTCTGGACCGCCCCTACATGGACTGGCTTTTGGAGAACGCCCCGGAGGTAGAGATAGTCCAGCCCGAGCACTTCAGAGGGGTGGTCCATAGGGGCAAGGACGCTCCCTGTCTAGCGGTGGGTTTCGAGGGTGCGTACCTGTCGGGAGCCTCCTACGTGGTGAACCTCATGAGCGACGAGACACTGTACGGCTATCACGGGGTGGTAAAGCTCATGTCCATGATAGCCCAGGCTTTAAGCGCTCCGGCGGACCTGAAGGCCCTGCTGGACGACTACGGCATAGTCGTATGA